In the Vicinamibacterales bacterium genome, one interval contains:
- a CDS encoding tetratricopeptide repeat protein, giving the protein MGLGDSLPLLVALVALLVGLAVGKGWERYKLRDGRWIDRRRARDSHHYVLGLNFLVSNQIDLAIEELSQATRVDSDALEIHLILGNVHRERGQVARAIQIHQALLQRPKLTKVEHAYILLCLGLDFKRGGFVDRALEAFNEVVRMDPNNQYALLYLQKLHEEQHQWADAHRIRKQLVALSGPDTQPRNQAILAFLENALGSEALGVGDRGRAARHFEEAIELDAGTVPAFLNLGDVRLMQGDLAGAETAWDGLMTRSPERAYLAFGRLEKLYEQLGQPRKFEERCLRLITANPQDWRARLALGGHLAKRGRDAEAFEYLIAALEHNPHGLTVHQAVWGVLLKLDLSRTLVQRYIESARSSVFFLDPHVCVKCHYRSTELLWQCPHCHEWNSFVEERIAPAQEATVEM; this is encoded by the coding sequence TTGGGCCTCGGCGACTCACTCCCCTTACTCGTCGCGCTCGTCGCCCTGCTGGTCGGCCTGGCCGTCGGCAAGGGGTGGGAACGCTACAAGCTGCGCGACGGCCGCTGGATCGATCGCCGCCGCGCGCGCGATTCGCACCACTACGTGCTGGGCCTCAACTTCCTCGTCTCGAACCAGATCGACCTGGCCATTGAGGAACTGAGCCAGGCTACCCGCGTTGACAGCGACGCCCTCGAAATCCACCTGATTCTAGGCAACGTGCACCGCGAGCGCGGGCAGGTGGCGCGCGCCATCCAGATCCACCAGGCGCTGCTCCAGCGGCCCAAGCTGACCAAGGTGGAGCACGCCTACATCCTGTTGTGCCTGGGCCTCGACTTTAAGCGCGGCGGCTTCGTCGATCGCGCGCTCGAGGCCTTCAACGAAGTGGTCCGGATGGACCCCAACAACCAGTACGCCCTGCTCTACCTGCAGAAGCTCCACGAGGAGCAGCACCAGTGGGCGGATGCACACCGCATCCGCAAGCAACTGGTCGCCCTCAGCGGGCCCGACACGCAGCCGCGTAACCAGGCCATTCTCGCCTTCCTCGAGAACGCGCTCGGCAGCGAGGCGCTGGGCGTCGGCGATCGCGGCCGCGCCGCGCGGCACTTCGAGGAAGCCATCGAGCTGGACGCCGGCACGGTGCCAGCCTTCCTGAACCTGGGCGACGTGCGGCTGATGCAGGGCGACCTGGCGGGCGCGGAGACCGCCTGGGACGGGCTGATGACGCGCTCGCCGGAGCGGGCCTACCTCGCGTTCGGCCGCCTCGAGAAGCTCTACGAACAACTCGGCCAGCCGCGCAAGTTCGAGGAGCGGTGCCTGCGCCTGATTACCGCCAATCCGCAGGACTGGCGCGCCCGCCTCGCGCTCGGCGGCCACCTCGCCAAGCGCGGCCGCGACGCCGAGGCGTTCGAGTACCTGATTGCCGCGCTCGAGCACAATCCGCATGGCCTTACCGTGCACCAGGCGGTGTGGGGCGTGCTGCTCAAGCTGGATCTCAGCCGCACGCTCGTGCAGCGCTACATCGAGTCGGCGCGCTCGTCGGTGTTCTTCCTCGACCCGCACGTGTGCGTGAAGTGCCATTACCGCAGCACCGAGCTGTTGTGGCAATGCCCGCATTGCCACGAGTGGAATTCATTTGTCGAGGAACGCATCGCGCCGGCGCAGGAAGCCACCGTCGAGATGTGA